A genomic segment from Deltaproteobacteria bacterium encodes:
- a CDS encoding AbrB/MazE/SpoVT family DNA-binding domain-containing protein yields the protein MAIAQSKLTAQGQISVPAEVRRKLGVGPGSVLEWAEEGEKIVVRRAARYTSEEVHRALFPHRRPQPRTLEEMKEGVRRHVRGRRASR from the coding sequence ATGGCCATCGCGCAATCCAAGCTGACGGCCCAGGGCCAGATCTCCGTGCCGGCGGAAGTTCGTCGGAAGCTCGGTGTGGGACCGGGCTCGGTCCTGGAATGGGCCGAGGAGGGCGAGAAGATCGTCGTGCGGCGTGCCGCCCGCTACACGTCGGAAGAGGTGCATCGAGCGCTGTTCCCCCACCGCAGGCCCCAGCCGCGCACCCTCGAGGAGATGAAGGAGGGCGTTCGACGCCACGTCAGAGGACGGCGTGCGAGCCGTTGA